The [Clostridium] colinum genome includes the window GAGTGTGATTTTATTTGGATCCTGCCAGTTTTCAAATTATAATCTTAATTATTTTAATAGTTTTATCATCATTTTTTTCTATGTCAGAAACAGCACTTACATCTATTAGTAAAATAAGACTTAGAACTATGGTTGATGAAAATGTAAAAAATGCTAAACTTATACAAAATGTTTTAAAAGAACCAGGTAAGCTTTTAAGTGCAATATTAATAGGAAACAATTTAGTTAATATTGGAGCTTCATCTCTTGCTACATCTCTTGCAATAGACAAATGGGGGAGTAAAGGTGTTGGGATAGCAACAGGGCTTCTTACTATTATAATTCTTATATTTGGGGAGATTACACCAAAAACTTTTGCAACAAAAAATGCTGAAAAAATTTCTCTTTTAGTTATAAAAATTATTAAAGGTTGTATGGTAGTGTTTACACCAATAATATTTGTGTTAAATATTATTACAGGTGCTTTATTAAGAATTTTAGGTGTTAAAGAGGAAGATAAAACACCAACTATTACAGAATCGGAGCTTTTAACAATGGTTAATGTTAGCCACGAAGAGGGAGTTTTGGAAATAGACGAAAGAGAAATGATTAATAATGTTGTTTATTTTGCAAATAGTGATGCTCAAGATGTAATGGTACCTAGAACAGATATTATAGCTATTAATGTAGAGGCTACATATGAAGAACTTACAACATTATTTAAAGAAGAAACTTGTTCAAGAATGCCAGTTTATGAAGAATCTATAGATAATATAGTAGGGATTATATCTTTAAAAGATTTGTTATTTATAGACAAGTCTAAAGAGTTTAGCATAAAAGATTATATGAGAGAACCATTTTTTACTTATGAATCTAAATGTTTAAAAGAACTTTTTGCCGAGATGCGTATAAATAGAATAGCAATGGCTATAATTTTAGACGAATATGGTGGAACCTCAGGCATAGTTACATTAGAAGATATGCTTGAAGAAATAGTAGGAGACCTTGCAGATGAATATGATGAACACGATGAAGAAATAAAGATTATAAAAGAAGATGAGTATATTGTTGAAGGGGCTACAAAAATAGAAGATGTAAATGATATGCTTGGTACAGATTTTAAATCTGAAGATTTTGATTCTATAGGAGGTTTTGTCATAGAAACTTTAGGTAAGTTTCCAGATAAAGGTGATACTATAAAAAGTGGTAATGTTAAATTTATCATTGAAGAAATAGAAAAAAATAGAATAGAAAAACTTAGGATACTAACAGACGTTAAAGATATGGACTAAACAAAAAATAAAAAGGTATAAAAGATATAATAAATTATATTTTTATACCTTTTTTATGTTATTATAAAGTAGATAATATAGCTTTACATTTACCAGCTATAGTATAATTTCCATAGCTTGCAGGGATAAAAATAGATTCACCTTTTTTTATGTTTAAACTATCTTTTCCAGATATAATACAATTACCATCTAAAATAGTAATACAATGGAAAGAGGTTTCATCACAGTTTAAATTAACTTGTGTTTTAATATCTAATAAATCTACATTGAAATATTCACAGGTAGAAAGATTACCTTTTTTATAGCCATCAAATTCATTTAAAGTGTATTGTTTTTTTGGATTTTCAACACTTTCTAATTTAGTTACATCTAGTGCTTTATCAATATGAAGCTCTCTAGCTTTGCCGTCTGCTCCAATACGTCCAAAATCATATATTCTATAAGTTACATTAGAGCGTTGTTGTATTTCTGCAATAACTATTCCCTTACCAATAGCGTGCATTGTGCCTGGAGTAATGAAAAAAACATCACCAGCTTTTACATTTACTTCATTAACTAAGTTTTCTAAAGTATTTTCTTCTATTGCCTTTTTAAATTCTTCTTTACTAATATTATTTTTAAATCCATAAATTAGCTTAGCATCAGGCTCGGCTTCTATAATATACCACATTTCAGTTTTACCAAAGTCATTTTCATTTTTTAAAGCATAATCATTATCAGGATGTACTTGTATTGACAAGGCATCTTTTGCATCAATAAATTTGATTAAAATAGGTATATCTTTATCTAAAGGACATTTATTACCTAATACTTTTTTTCTATATGTTTCTATATAAGAAAGAAGAGTTTGACCTTTATATTCTCCACTGCCAATTATTGTAAGACCATCTTTATGTGTAGAAAGCTCCCAGCTTTCTGCCACTTTATCCAAATCACAATTTTTGTCATACATTGTT containing:
- a CDS encoding HlyC/CorC family transporter, with the protein product MDPASFQIIILIILIVLSSFFSMSETALTSISKIRLRTMVDENVKNAKLIQNVLKEPGKLLSAILIGNNLVNIGASSLATSLAIDKWGSKGVGIATGLLTIIILIFGEITPKTFATKNAEKISLLVIKIIKGCMVVFTPIIFVLNIITGALLRILGVKEEDKTPTITESELLTMVNVSHEEGVLEIDEREMINNVVYFANSDAQDVMVPRTDIIAINVEATYEELTTLFKEETCSRMPVYEESIDNIVGIISLKDLLFIDKSKEFSIKDYMREPFFTYESKCLKELFAEMRINRIAMAIILDEYGGTSGIVTLEDMLEEIVGDLADEYDEHDEEIKIIKEDEYIVEGATKIEDVNDMLGTDFKSEDFDSIGGFVIETLGKFPDKGDTIKSGNVKFIIEEIEKNRIEKLRILTDVKDMD
- a CDS encoding type I phosphomannose isomerase catalytic subunit — protein: MFKLQPSFKDYLWGGTKLKTMYDKNCDLDKVAESWELSTHKDGLTIIGSGEYKGQTLLSYIETYRKKVLGNKCPLDKDIPILIKFIDAKDALSIQVHPDNDYALKNENDFGKTEMWYIIEAEPDAKLIYGFKNNISKEEFKKAIEENTLENLVNEVNVKAGDVFFITPGTMHAIGKGIVIAEIQQRSNVTYRIYDFGRIGADGKARELHIDKALDVTKLESVENPKKQYTLNEFDGYKKGNLSTCEYFNVDLLDIKTQVNLNCDETSFHCITILDGNCIISGKDSLNIKKGESIFIPASYGNYTIAGKCKAILSTL